The genomic DNA GCCGGTCGTTGGCGGCGAAGCGTCGCCGCAGCCACGCCTCGATCTCCGGATCGATGGTCTGGGGCTCGCCGACTACCGCGGCGATGGCCTCCCGGGTGAGATCGTCGTCGGTGGGGCCGAGTCCGCCGGTCAACACCACGAGGTCGCTGCGTTCCAGGGCGGCGTCGAGCGCAGCCATGATCCGCGCCTGGTTGTCGCCGACGCGTTGCGACCAGTAGACATCGACGCCCACTTCCGCCAGGTCGGCGGCGACGCGGGCGCTGTTCGTGTCGACGACCTCGCCGAGGAGCAGCTCCGTGCCGACGGCGATCACTTCCGCGCTTCTCACGCTGTTCATGAGGGAGGATAACAGGCGGCAACACGTGTGAAACGGATGACATACGAAAGCGGGATGGTGTAGAATCCGTTCGGTTCCTTCCCCCCGGGAACCAGGGAGAGGGCTTCGTGCCCTCCACCATCTCCTCTCTTTGACCCTGCGCCCCCCACGCAGGGTCAATCCTTTTGGGTCTCGCCGTCGGAGCCGTTCTGGGCGGCGCCGGCGAGGGGTCGCGGCCCACTCGCGCCCGCGAGTCGCGGACTCGCCGGGCCCATGCCTAGAGCGGGTAGGCGAACTCAGCGCCGCCAACAGCCGGGCTCACGTGCCGGTGCTAGCATTGGCCATGACGATTTCTCGGGCAGCAAGAAGCGCGTCCAGCACGCATAAGGAGCGCCCCAAGACCCTCGGCGAGCTGCGCGGGACCCGCTGGGAGGCCTCGGCGGGCCGGAGCGTTCGGGACGAGATCCGCTCCAACCTCGTAGTGGCCTTGCAGCGCCGAGATCCCCTGTTCCACGGGGTAGTCGGCTACGGGGAGACGGTCGTGCCGGCCGTGGTCAACGCGCTGCTCAGCCGTCACAACTTCATCCTTCTCGGGCTGAGGGGGCAGGCTAAGACCCGCATACTGCGCCAACTCGTCACGCTCCTCGACGAGGAGGTGCCGTACCTGGAGGGCACGGAGCTGCACGATGACCCCTTCGCGCCCCTGACGGCGGAGGGTCGTGGGCTGGTGGCCGAGCTTGGCGAGGAGGCGCCGATAGGGTGGTTGCCCCGCGAGCAGCGCTACGTCGAGAAGCTCGCCACGCCGGATACCACGGTGGCCGACATCGTCGGCGACATCGACCCCATCAAGGCCGCCAGGCTGGGCACGAGGCTGGGGGACGAGCGTGCGGTGCACTTCGGGCTCCTGCCGCGCGCCAACCGGGGCATCTTCGCCATCAACGAACTGCCGGACCTGGCGGGCAAGGTGCAGGTGGCGCTCTTCAACGTCATGCAGGAGGGCGACGTCCAGATCAAGGGTTACCCTATGCGCCTCCCGCTCGACGTGCTGTTGGTGTTCAGCGCCAACCCGGAGGACTACACGGCGCGGGGCAAGATCATCACGCCCCTCAAGGACCGCATCGGCAGCGAGGTGCGCACGCACTACCCGCAGCGAGTCGAGGAGGGCATGGCCATCACGCGCCAGGAGGCCTGGACGGACCGCGCGGAGGGCGTCTTCGTTCCGGCGTTCGTGGCGGAGGCAGTCGAGGAGGTCGCCTTCCAGGCCCGCTCGGACGCCCGCGTCGACAAGCATTCGGGCGTGTCGCAGCGCCTGCCGATCAGCCTCCTCGAGAACGTGGTGAGCAACGCCGAGCGCAGGGCGCTCGCGCACGGCGGTCAAGGCGTCGCCCGCATCTCCGACCTGTACGCGGCCCTGCCTGCCGTCACGGGCAAGATCGAGCTGGAGTACGAAGGCGAGTTGAAGGGGGCGGAGAGCGTCGCGAGGGAGATCGTCAGACGGGCCATCGGTCAAGTGTTCGGGCGGCGCGGGTCAGAGCTCGATACGGCGACCATCGTCGAGTACTTCGACGCCGGCAACAGCCTGCGGCTCCCAGGCGACCTGCCGAGCAGCGACTGGCGGGCACCCCTCGCCGAGGTCCCCGACCTGCTGACGGTCGCGGCGGAGCTGGCGGCGGCCACGAGCCGCGACGCCGGCGGGGTGGAGACAGCGGTCTCGGACGAGCTCCCGCTCGTGAGCGCCGAGTTCATCCTCGAGGGCCTATACGCGCGGCGCCAGATCGGGCGGAGCGAGGAGCTCGGCTACACGGCCGGGGAGGCAGCCCAGCCCGGCTCGCGGCCCCGGTGGAACTGACCGCAGCCCCGGGAGGCGCCCGCCCAGCGCGCAGCGCCGGCGCGCACGGAGGTCCGGTATGGCAGTGATCCGCTACTCGAAGTACGAGGGCACGCTCGACGACCTCGACATGGCCGACCTCATGCGCATGCTGCAAGACCGGCTCCTCCAGTCCGGCTTCGAGCGCAACCCGTACGACCCGGACCCGGATCACCGGCCGACCATGCAGGACCTCTACGAGGCCATCGCCCAGGCCTTGGTCGACAACGACCTGGTCAGCGAGGAGGTCCTCAAGGATGCGCTCGAGGCCGAGGACTGGCTGGACACCGAGCTCGGAACCGCCGCCCGCGAACTCGCCCGGCGGCTGGAGCAGGAAGGGTACTTGCGGGCGAACCCCGGCGAGGACGGCGCTCGGGACGCCGAGGGGGCTGCGCCGGGGTCCGCTGGCGGGCCGGCCACGGACCCGGGCAGGGCCACCTTCGAGCTGACCGACAAGGCGATCGACTTCCTCGGCTACCGCACGCTCCGGGACGTGCTCGGCGGCGCCGGCCGGTCGAGCATCGGCTCGCACGACACTCACTTCACGACCACCGGTGTGGAGACCGTGGGGGCAACGAAGGAGTACGAGTTCGGCGACGCGCTCAACCTCGACGTGCCGGCCACCCTGGCCCGAGCCGCTAGGCACGGGCTCGATGACGGTCGCATCGATTTGCAGGAAGAGGACCTCCGAGTTCAGGAGTCGGAGTACTACTCGTCGGCCGCCACGGTGGTGATGCTCGACTGCAGCCACTCGATGATCCTCTACGGCGAGGACCGGTTCAGCCCGGCGAAGCAGGTCGCGCTGGCCCTCGCCCACCTGATCCGCACGCAGTATCGCGGTGACACCGTGCAGTTCGTCCTGTTCCACAACGGGGCGGAGGAGATCTCGCTCGAGCGCCTGGCCATGGCGCAGGTCGGGCCGTATCACACGAACACGGCGCAAGGGCTCCGCCTCGCCCAACGCCTGCTCCTGCGCCAGAACAAGGAGATGAAGCAGATCGTGATGATCACGGACGGCAAGCCGTCGGCCATCACGCTGCCGGACGGCCGCATCTACCGCAACGCCTATGGCCTGGACCCGCTCGTGCTCGGTGAGACCCTCAGGGAGGTCGGCGCCTGTCGGCGGCACGGCATCCAGGTCAACACCTTCATGCTGGCGCGCGACCCGGAGCTCGTGGCGTTCGTCCAGCGTGTCAGCGCCATGACGAGGGGCAAGGCCTACTTCACCACCCCGAGCACCATCGGCCGTTACGTGCTACTCGACTACCAGGCCAAGCGCACTAAGCTCGTCAACTGATTCGCGAGCCCCGAGCGGGCGCGAGGCCGCACGCGCGCCGGCTCCGGGCCAGATCGGCGTGCCGGCCCGGCCGTACTCACTCGAACGAGCGCGAGAGCCGGTCGAGGGCCTGGATGGCGGGAGCGTAGTTCGGATCGGCGGTGCGCGCGGCGCGGTAGTTGACCTCGGCGCGCTCAAGGTCGCCCAACTGCTCGTACGCTTCACCCATACGGTAGTAGGCCTCCACGTAGGCTGGACTGCCGGGCCGCGCCTCGCCGTTGTCCGTTGCCTCGAACACGTCGATGGCGGCATTGAAGGCGGAGATAGCGTCAGGGAGGCGACCGACGAACATGAACAGCCGGCCCTTGTCGATATAGGGCCACAACTCGCTCCCTCCGCGAGCCGTGGCGGCGGCGGCGTCGAACGCCGCCACCGCGTCGTCGAACCGTGCGGCCTGCCATGCCACCCGCCCCCAGTCCATCGCGAACTCGTAGTCGCGGCTACGCAGGAACGCGTTCTGGAGTGCACGCAGGGCTCCAACCGGGTCACCGGCGGCCGCGCGTAGCAGGCCTTGCAGGTTGACGATGGCGGGGTCGGAGTCGCCGGACAGCTCGATGGCGCGGTCCAACTCGACCTGGGAGCGCTCCAGGTTGCCCGTCAGGTAGAGGGCCTTGGCGTACAGGAAGTGCGCCTCGCCGCTCTCCGGGTGATGGGTGACCAGTTCCGGTCCGTTCAGGCGCGCGGCCGAGTTGTAGTAGCCCTGGGCCAGCAGGTCGCGCATCTGGGCGAAGTCGGCTTGCGCGTAGGCAGCGCCGCCGAGCAGGAACACGCAGACGGCCAGCGCCAGCGCCACGGCGCGGGTGGACGGCCGCGCTCGCGCCCAGCTGGGTGACGTCCTGAACGGCACGGCGCAAGGGTACCCCAAGGCGGGATGAGAAGGGGCGACGCGTTCAGCCCACGAGGACCCCTTGGGCCGCGCCGGCACCGAGGCCGGACCGGACCTCACGCCGCGCTTCCCAGGGTCGCCGCCAACCAGTCCAGCCCCTCGTCGGCCAGGCGGGTCAGGTGGTCGACGGCGTGCGCGGCGGCGGGCGGAGCGGTCCTGACGAGGCTCAGGAGGGCACGGCCGTCGACGGGCGCGGTGAACGCCGGGGCGGCCGCCTGCGAGAGGAACCCCTTCACCTTCGGGTCGTAAGACAGCCCGGCGAAGCCGATCCCGAGCCGCGCCGCGAGGATGCAACCGTGCAGCCGCACGGACACGACGTACCGCGCGCCCGCCATGGCCGCGAGCGTCTCGGCGGGGGTGGTGGCCTGGCGCGCGACGACGCTGGGCGCCGCCCGGATGAGCTCGGCGACGGCCTGCTCGTCCTGGCGCGGCTGGAACGCGACGGCCGCGAGCGGCACCCCTTCGGCCTGCAAGGCGCCGGCGAGCGCTGCGAGCGCGCCGTTCAGGGCGTCCTGGCCGCCGCGCGGGGCCAGGACGACGGGCCCGTCCCGACGGTCGGCCGGCAGGTCGGCCGGCGTCACGCCTGGCGGCAACGGCATGACCAGCGCCGGGTCCGCCACCAGCACGGAGCCGTAGCCCATGCTCGCCGCGAGCCCGACGGACTGTTGGTCCCTGAGGGCGAGCGGCACGCCTGCCAGCGCTCGCCGCGTGCGAGCGAGCCCGCTCGGGGTGAACGGCCCAAGCGACTGGCCGTACACGACGACCCGCTTGCGCATGGCCTTGGCCAGGCGCAAGGTGGCGAGGTAGTAGGAGAGGCTGCGGCCGCTCGTCACGTCCTGCAGCAGCCCGCCCCCGCCGGAGACGAGCGCGTCGGCCTTGACGAGAGCCGGCACGAGGCCGGAGTAACGGTCGACCGCCGCGACGCCGTGAAGCTTCCTGGTCGAGCGTGGATCGACAGACAGGACGACCGGCTCGATGCCGCGAGCCGTCAAGCCCGTGACGAGGCCGGCCAGGAGCGCCTCGTCGCCGAGGTTGCCCGCCCCGTAGTAACCGCTTACGAGCACGCGCACGGGCTACCCCGGGCTCACGGGATCCAGAGGCGCGGGGGCCACCCGCGCCTCAACGGTCGTCCGTCGACGCCAGCCAGCGCCTACCGAGCCTGGTGAACAGCGCGGCAACCGGCACGAGCACGGCGCCGATGGCGAGCCCGACGAGGAGGGCGACGCCGGTGCGCTCCAGCGAGATGAGCAGGGGGGTGTGGTAGTGGCTGAAGGAGTTCAGGATGCTCGCCTGGGCCACTACGCCGGCGGTCAGGAGCGGACCGCGCAGCCACGCCGGCCAGCCGGGGAGCGCCAACGCCACGAGGGCGGCCGGGTGCCCGATCAGCTCCTTGAAGCGCGGCCTTGCCACGAACTCGCCGAGGAACGACCTGAGGGCCAACTCGAACTGGCTGACGCCGATGACGGGGTCGTTGCCCCGCCTGAGCACCACGATGGCTACGGCTGCGACCGCCACCAGGCCGACGGCTACGTGCGCGACCGTGATGTTCATGCGCACGAGCCGCTTGACCCACTCGGCGGGCCGATGGAAGCGCAGCATGTAGGCCACGAGGAACAGTGCGGGCGGGACGACGAGCGTGAGCCCGACGCCGGAGAACGGCCGGATGGCGAGTAGGGTCTCGCGTTCGCTGCCCACCGCCGTGAGGAGCAGTGCGCCCGCCAGGCTCACGAGCGTCGCGCCGAGGATGGTGGGCCAGCGCTCCTTGAAGCTCAAGAACCCGAGGGTGGGGAAGACCAACGCGGCCAGGAGGGCGACGGCGTCCCAGGACGCGCCCCCAGCCCAGCCGCATAGGAGGAGCAGCGCGGCGAACGCGGCGGCGCCCCACGGGGCGGGCAACCGGCGCGCCAACAGCAGGGCGCCGGCCAGCACGCCGAGCGCTGCCAGTGCGCGCAGCCACGTGGTCGTCCGGAAATCCTTGCCGAGGGTCGTCAGCGGCCCGACGTCGTAGCCCTGAGCCCGCAACGTTCTACTGAGTGAGGAGACGAGCGCCTCGGTGTTGCCGATCGGGTCGCCGAGTTCGACGGTGGTGTACGGCCGCAGGTACAGGAGCCGCACGTTGCGCTCCTCGACCGCGAGCAGGTACTTGTCGACGAGGTCGGCGGGCTTGAGGCGCCGGTCGACGTAGTCCTGGTTGAAGCTCAACAGCCTCACGGTCGGGATCTTGCCGGACACGTCCGCCATGCCGTTCTGCGGGGTGCCCTCGATGACCGCGGTCAGGTACGGCTGGGAGGCGCTCACCAGCCCCTCGAGCCCGGACGGCCAGCCGGTGAGCTGGGTGCCGGCGTGGATCAGGTAGCTCGCTTCGGCCGGGAAGTCGTCTCCGACCTCGGTGAGCGCGTAGGTGGCGTTGCGGGGGCGGTACGCGACGTCGAAGCCGGCGCCCTTCCACAGGGCGAGCTGCGCCTTATCCGGCCCCGCTGGCAAGAACGTCTTGACGTCCCCAGGCCACAGGTACCAGGTGCGGCCGTCCAGCTCGAAGCTCCTGGCGGCCGGCACGTTCTTGGCGACGAGGCGATCGAGCGCGCCTGGCATGAGGGCGGTGACGAGCGTGGCGTCGGACGGGACTGCGGGGGCCGGTTGGCCGTCCGCGACGAGCTGCGCCTTGAGCTCGGAACCGAGGAGCGTGGCGGCGTAACCCTTGGCGACGAGGGTCTCGATGGTGTCCTCGTAGAGGGCTACGCCCGTCAGCCCGAGCTGCTGGTAGCGCCGTCCGAGCTCCAGGCTCGTGAGGCCGACGAGGTTGCCCTGCCGCGCGAGCGCCTGCTCGTCCATCACCAGGGCGACCTGCTCCCGGCTCCCCTCGACGCCGATGCGGCGCGCGGCGAGCACGGCCGCCGGGATGAGGGTCAGGAGGACGACGAGCCATAAGGCGGCGTCGAGGGGGCCGATGGCGATCCTCCGCGACGCACCCGAGGCGGAGGGGCCTACGCGACGGGGGTTCACGCCTCGGCCTTGGCGTGCCGGCGCAGGAAGGCGCCGACGTGGTTGACGAGGACCTCGAGCGCCACGCGGTTGGAGCCCCCTTCAGGGAGGATCAGGTCGGCGTACTGCTTGGTCGGTTCGACGAACAGGTCGTGCATCGGCTTCACCGTCCTGCGGTACTGGGCGATGACCGACTGGGCGGTGCGCCCGCGTTCGGCCACGTCGCGCTCTAGCCGGCGGATGAAGCGCTCGTCGGGCGGGGCGTCGACGAAGACCTTCAGGCGCATGCGTTCGCGCAGGTGCGCGTCGTGGAGCACGAGGATGCCCTCGACTATCACGATGGGGGCCGGCTCCAGGTGGATCGTGGTGGTCGAGCGGTCGTGATGGGTGAAGTCGTAGACGGGCCGCTCGATCGACTCGCCGTTCACGAGCTGGTCGATGTGGCGCACGAGCAGCTCCGTGTCGAACGCGTTCGGCTCGTCGTAGTTCGTCAGGACGCGCGCCTCGAACGGTAGGTCGCCCTGTGAGCAGTAGTAGGCGTCGTGCGGCAGGAGGATGGCGTTGCCTTCACCGGCGGCGGCCAGCAGCGAGCGCGCGACGGTCGTCTTGCCGGAGCCGGTGCCGCCGGCAAGCCCGACCACCAACGGTCGCTCGCTCATCCCCCCGCGCCCCCGACGCGTTCGGTCTCGGCGCTCGGGGTCGCGCGGTGCGCGCCTCCGGCGCCTTCGGCGGCGCGCAGCGCGGCCCGCTCGACGGCCGCCCGGATGAACCCCGCGAAGGGCGGGCTGGGCCGCAGGAGGCGGGACTTGAACTCGGGGTGCGACTGCAGGCCTACGAAGAACGGATGCCCAGGAAGCTCGATGGCCTCCACCAGGCCGCGCCCGCGCCCCGCCATGCCCGGGGTGACGCCGGCGACTATGAGACCTGCGTCCGTCAGCCGCTCGACGAAGGCCGGGTTGACCTCCCACCGGTGACGGTGCCGCTCCTCGACGACCGGCAGCGTCGCCCAGTTGAAGTCGGCGTAGAGGCGCTCCAGGAGCGTGCCGGGCACGACCTCCATGGGCCAGCTCCCCAAGCGCATCGTGCCGCCGAGCCCTTCGACCTCGAGCTGCTCCGGCATGAGGTCGACGACGGGCAGCGGCGTGTACTGGTCGAACTCCGTGGAGTTGGCCCCCGCGAGACCGGCGACGTTGCGGGCGAACTCGATGACCGCGACCTGCATGCCGAGGCAGATGCCCAGGTACGGGATGCCGCGCGTCCTGGCCACCTGCGCTGCGCGCACCTTGCCCTCGATGCCGCGCACCCCGAAGCCGCCGGGGACCAAGACCCCGTCGAACCCGGCGAGGTCGTCCATCCCGAGCAGGTCGTTGCCGCCGGCTCCGACCAGGTCCTCCGCGTTCACCCAGTGGATGTCGACCCCGGCGCGGTTGGCGATCCCGGCGTGCTTGAGGGCCTCCATGAGGCTCAGGTAGGCGTCCGGCATCGCGACGTACTTGCCGACGATGGCGATGGACACGCGCTTCTCGGGTTGACGCAGGATCCTGACGGCCTCCTGCCATGCGCGGAGCTCCGGCGTGACGCGCTCGAGGCCGAGCATGCGCTCCACGAACCTGCCGACCCCCTGCTGCTCCAGCATCTCCGGAACGGCGTAGACGTGGTCCGCGTCGTAGGCGTTGAAGACCGCGTCGGCCTCGACGTTGGAGAAGAGGGCGATCTTGCGCCGCCCGCCTTCCGGCACCGCGAGCTGCGACCGCAGCACCAGGGCGTCCGGCTGGATGCCGACGCCACGCAAGGTGGCGACGGAGTGCTGCGTAGGCTTCGTCTTGTGCTCCTCGCTCATCCCGAGGTAGGGGACGAGCGTGACGTGGATGTAGAGGGTGTTCTCGCGCCCCTGCTCGAAGCGGATCTGGCGTATGGCTTCTAGGAAGGGCAGCGACTCGATGTCGCCGACCGTGCCGCCGACCTCGACGAGCACGATCTCTGCGTCGACGGCGTCGCCTGCCTCGAAGATCCGCCGTTTGATCTCGTCCGTGACGTGCGGGATCACCTGCACCGTCTGGGACAGGTAGGCCCCCCGCCGCTCCTGCTCGATGACACGCAGGTATACCTGGCCGGTCGTCACGTTGTTGCCGCGCCCGAGGTCGACGTCGAGGAAGCGTTCGTACGTGCCTATGTCGAGGTCGGTCTCGGCCCCGTCGTCCGTGACGAAGACCTCGCCATGCTCGTAGGGCCGCATGGTGCCGGCGTCGACGTTGACGTAGGGGTCGATCTTGACCGCAGTGACGCGGTAACCGCGGGCGCGCAGGAGCGCCCCGATGCTTGAGGTCGTTATGCCCTTCCCGAGACTGGAGACCACACCCCCAGTGACGAACACGTACTTCCGGTCCATGATCCACCTTCCCGGGACTCAATCGTAACCCACGAGCGGCCAGGTGGCGCCCCGGAGCCTGCTCCGGCGCGCATGGTACAGTCGCGCCCGTCTTCGCTGGCGCCCGCTGGCGCGCGAGGTCGCGGGCCCCGGCTCGGGGCTCGGAACGTTCAGGAGGCTGTGGACCGAGGGTGAACGAAGGTGCTGACGGGACGTCCGAGGCGTCGAGCGGCCGCGACAGGCGTAGGGGCGTCCTGTTCGTGATGACCGGCGCGTCCGGCGTCGGGAAGGACACCATCAGGCGCGCCGCCGCGCCGTTCCTTTCCGACATCGCCTACTCGATCTCCGCCACGACGCGAGCCCGGCGCCCGGGCGAGGAGCACGGCGTCCAGTACTACTTCGTCTCCAAGCCGGAGTTCGAGGAGATGATCCGCTCCGACGCCCTACTCGAGTACGCGGACTACGTCGGCGACCATTACGGGACGCCCAAGGCGCCGGTGGCCGAGGCGCTGGAGCGGGGCCAGGACGTGCTCCTGGAGCTGGAGCTGGTTGGCGCGCGGCAGGTGAAGCGGCGCATGCCCGAGGCGGTCATGCTCTTCATCGCCCCACCGTCGTTGCGGGAGTTGGAGCGTCGGCTGCGGGGGCGCGGCACCGACAGCGAGGACAAGATCCAGAAACGCCTGGCGCGCGCCAAGGAAGAGATACGCGCCATGCGGGAGTTCGACTACCTCATCGTCAACGACGATCTCGAACGTGCGGTCCAGGAGTTCGAGTCGATCATCAGGGCCGAGCGGGCGCGGGCGGGGCTCGTGACCGACGCCGAGCTGGAGAGCTACCTTCGCTCTTGAGTGCGGGTCGCCGTGGCTTCGACCACGATACGTGGCGGCGGGCCTACGCTTGGGGTATGCTCGTCGGTCGAACGGGCGCCCAGGGCGCTCACTGAGCGCGACCAGACTTTAAGCGTCGCAGCGGCGGGCTTGGACCGGTCCTTCCGGGTGTCGTCCAGGCGTTGCGCCACGGAGGCACCAGATGGCTCAAGAAGGTTACGACAAGCTGATCTCCCTGACGGACTCGCGTTACAGGCTCTCCATGATCGTGGCGCGACGGGCCGCCCAGTTGAAGATGGGCATCCCAACCATGCTCGCGCCCGGCACGCTCGACAGCCTCGAGAACAGCGTCACCGTCGCCATGAAAGAGCTCGAGACGGGGGCCGGCGTCGTCTGGGGCGACGACCTGCCCGTGCAGGACGACCTGAAGCGCCTCGTCGAGGTGCCCAAGCGTGAGCCGACCAACGCCTACGTCGGCACGCCGTTCGACGATGACGACGACGACTGAACCCTCGACCAACTAGCTGACGCCGCCGCCGGTCCGAACCCGCGGCGGCTTTTCAGTCTGGTGGGTCGGGGCGGCGCGCGTGCGTAAACCGGATGCTAGGATGAATATTCATGCCTAGCAAGGAGCAGCGCCAGCGACTGATAGCCGAGCTCGTCCAGGAAGAGTTCATCTCGACTCAAGCGGAGATAGCGGAGCGTCTGGCCCAGAGCGGCATCCAGGTCACGCAGGCGACCATCAGCAGGGATGTCACGGAGCTGCGGCTCGTGCGCGTGCCGTCCGGCCGGGGCAGGCATCGCTACAGCGCCACTCCGCTCGTGATGCAAGACGACGTCGAGCGCGAGCTGCGCGACTGCTTCAAGCGCTTCGTGCGCAACCTCGACCGCGGCGAGAACGTGCTCGTCGTGAGCACGGACGAGGGGCACGCGTCCGGTGTCGCCTACGTCCTCGACAAGCTCGAGCGCGAGGAGATCGTCGGGACGCTGGCCGGCCAGAACGCCATCCTGGTGGTGGCCCGTACGACGGCAGCGGCCGCGGACCTCCTGGAGGAGTTCGAGGGCCTGCTCGACTGAAGGAGGTGCTCGCGACCGAACCGGGCTCTCATCAACGCCGTGCTAGCCTGGAGCCTCTGGAGGAACACAGATGCCTCGTCCAGCCCGACGTCTCCTGCTGATCCTGGCCGCCGCGGCGGCGGCCTTCGCACCCCTTTCCGCCGCCTTCGCCGCCACTCTCGCCATCCACCCCTTCGACAGCGACGACACCTTGCTCGGCTTCGCGGTAGCGGACGAGCTGGCTGCCGCCTTCGACGCTCCGGGCGCCTCGGAGCTCGCTGCGGACGTCGGGCCGAGCCTGCTCGTGCTAGGCCCCGAGGTAGCCGGCGGCGCCATCCCGCCGCTCGTGGCCGATGGCGGGTTCGTGGGGCTGTCGCGGGTCGTCGGGGGCGACGTCATGTTCGGGCCGGCAGGAGCCGACCTCCTGCGCACGGGCCTCGGGGTCGACGTGGCCGTCACGGGCCGTGTCCTCGTCATGGAGGACGATTACCGTCTCGAGCTCCAGGTGGCCGGCGAGGGCG from Trueperaceae bacterium includes the following:
- the argR gene encoding arginine repressor — encoded protein: MPSKEQRQRLIAELVQEEFISTQAEIAERLAQSGIQVTQATISRDVTELRLVRVPSGRGRHRYSATPLVMQDDVERELRDCFKRFVRNLDRGENVLVVSTDEGHASGVAYVLDKLEREEIVGTLAGQNAILVVARTTAAAADLLEEFEGLLD